Proteins co-encoded in one Nematostella vectensis chromosome 15, jaNemVect1.1, whole genome shotgun sequence genomic window:
- the LOC116619720 gene encoding protein NLRC3 isoform X1, with protein MAGRFPINKDSENFSRLSRLLIDGGTEALRIVFNRLHPSLSASLSLHKTTLYGLWKPPRGKKKILTDKQWDKLYPLSGSPNLKDFDITLLFVLLRNICPSLKPPPKGWDILPSNADNSLEADLVRIKFYRNELYGHVNAAAFKDVEFEDYWKKISLPLIALGISADEIDDLKTRPSGATDYVALLEEWKKADVDLLREIRDVGNVVVQSVSKEIQDLKQSVREEVIRPIHEVRQKLDDVTNKNLDEAETVKFAKQVEVVNRWRRCLIEEYTSKDASQMTPLPWLELEPHFSLEKMYKEPNITAKDGSKVEIRKLFESGPRRKTRRVLLEGNPGVGKTSFCKKLVNSWALLQNSEPCDSSFPEDIKVVLLLQCRDLVDISDWRDVIRHAIPDNYSEGDQEKIIRYIGDNEEHIAFVLDGYDELPSSSKGTLNMIINAKKVLKQCYVIVTSRMNQIPQELKNCFDRTLEIKGWDLSNAEQFIKDYFISSPEVAEQLSSLVFCGLPWVKVGHLHDLVCNPLHTAMICLAFDDNSELFTSQTSIDITTLYKDIFFCIGRRYKATKGLDVEECELESWMHEHLLLLGKYAYKALLEEKLCFTAKELPQFLADLGILFKNKATKKIRCTEVTFSFVHKSLQDYLAALFVANRLAEGDASVVVFDDVLEYDLASMIGPDRACVAVKCLAQILKVNELIYDSLIYLICECLHELKCGDQCIPDDVIDLLPQQIDIRPKRMSSKAVSGLCYWLSYRPTKDKVLRLPSASSRRDDAGGTQVNNISGITELRLWLYDSQKGLVEVLTGIKECVSIKTLELLGSKFEDIAEDIAAVNDALADLLSHNNVIERLVCKSENLIGGVINGLQHNKSVKILELTEFSVSDHSIMAFEKMLSSNTALDELEIQCKTPLGVAVIANAMAGNQAIRTLKLRYSPVYSYIEVKRDLGGLGRFHEHEVIKDMIPQKVKETLYLSGFRIDGDVMCDVLDAINKSTSLMRLSLYTPVTSDELLIKLAETIEQRTLIEKLELYINRSLTHNAWSHFAEALSTNNSIKALQLYINKFNPNCDLINKALKENTSIKKLKLFKITTSYVLADEFIAALARTQLHEPSLIDLDLSLNKISSKGAIAIAEMLSKNQLLETFRLSFNQIGDEGAIAIANALKTNSTLKILDLTKNNIGNEGAKAIAEALMTNSTLKEFDLCDTNIGDEGAIAIANALMTNSTLKKLYLHDYGIRAVGAAALADMLYYNTELKVCSNNDYIRDAVDKRRRQAAIDALEM; from the exons ATGGCAGGCAGGTTCCCAATCAATAAAGACTCGGAGAACTTCTCAAGACTCTCGCGTCTTCTCATTGATGGAGGAACAGAAGCGCTTCGAATCGTGTTCAATCGgctccacccttcccttagCGCTTCCTTGAGTCTCCACAAAACAACACTGTATGGCTTATGGAAACCTCCAAGAGGCAAAAAGAAGATACTCACTGACAAGCAGTGGGATAAATTATACCCACTCTCTGGATCACCAAATCTAAAAGACTTTGATATCACTCTTCTTTTTGTTCTCTTGAGGAACATTTGTCCATCCTTGAAGCCTCCTCCTAAAGGATGGGATATATTGCCATCAAATGCGGATAACTCTCTTGAAGCCGACCTTGTTAGAATCAAGTTCTACAGGAATGAGCTATATGGGCATGTCAATGCTGCAGCTTTTAAAGATGTCGAGTTTGAAGACTACTGGAAAAAGATATCTCTCCCTCTCATCGCTCTGGGCATCAGTGCAGATGAAATAGACGATCTTAAGACACGCCCATCAGGAGCTACCGACTACGTAGCATTACTTGAAGAATGGAAGAAGGCGGATGTCGACTTGCTCCGAGAAATACGAGACGTGGGGAATGTTGTAGTTCAGAGTGTTAGCAAGGAAATCCAGGATTTAAAGCAGAGTGTGAGAGAAGAGGTGATCAGACCCATCCACGAAGTCCGCCAAAAGCTCGATGATGTGACGAACAAAAACCTTGATGAGGCTGAAACGGTCAAGTTCGCAAAACAGGTGGAAG TGGTAAATAGGTGGAGGAGATGTCTTATAGAAGAGTACACATCTAAAGATGCCTCGCAAATGACCCCGCTGCCCTGGCTTGAGCTCGAACCTCATTTTTCTCTCGAAAAAATGTACAAAGAGCCTAACATTACTGCTAAAGACGGCTCAAAGGTGGAAATAAGGAAGTTGTTTGAGTCAGGGCCAAGAAGGAAAACCCGCAGAGTCCTCCTTGAAGGGAACCCTGGAGTTGGAAAAACGTCGTTCTGTAAGAAGCTCGTCAACTCCTGGGCACTTCTCCAGAACTCAGAACCTTGCG ATTCATCCTTTCCGGAAGACATCAAAGTCGTATTGTTGCTGCAATGTCGTGATTTAGTAGATATCAGCGACTGGAGAGATGTTATCCGTCATGCGATCCCCGATAATTATTCAGAAGGGGACCAGGAGAAAATCATCAGATACATCGGTGACAATGAAGAGCACATCGCTTTCGTTCTCGATGGGTACGACGAACTCCCGAGTTCTTCAAAGGGAACACTTAATATGATAATCAATGCTAAGAAAGTGCTAAAACAATGCTATGTCATTGTCACTAGTCGCATGAATCAGATACCGCAAGAGTTGAAAAACTGTTTTGACAGGACACTTGAAATAAAGGGATGGGATTTGAGCAATGCTGAACAGTTTATCAAGGATTACTTTATCTCATCTCCTGAAGTTGCCGAACAACTGTCGTCTCTTGTTTTCTGCGGCTTGCCCTGGGTGAAAGTTGGACATTTGCATGACCTTGTTTGTAACCCCctccatactgctatgatttGCTTGGCCTTTGATGACAACAGCGAGCTTTTCACTTCACAGACAAGCATAGATATCACCACGTTGTACAAAGATATCTTTTTCTGCATCGGTAGAAGGTACAAGGCTACTAAAGGCCTAGACGTCGAGGAGTGTGAACTTGAAAGCTGGATGCATGAGCATCTCTTACTGTTGGGAAAGTACGCTTACAAAGCACTTTTGGAAGAAAAGTTATGTTTTACGGCAAAGGAATTACCACAATTTCTTGCTGACCTGGGTATACTGTTCAAGAACAAAGCAACAAAGAAAATCCGATGTACCGAAGTCACATTTTCCTTTGTACATAAATCCCTACAAGATTACTTGGCGGCTTTATTTGTTGCGAATCGCTTGGCAGAAGGTGACGCGAGTGTAGTTGTTTTTGACGATGTATTAGAGTATGATTTGGCCTCTATGATTGGTCCAGACAGGGCTTGTGTTGCGGTCAAATGCCTCGCGCAGATACTAAAAGTAAACGAGCTAATATATGATAGTTTAATATATTTGATTTGTGAATGTTTACACGAGTTAAAGTGTGGTGATCAATGCATTcccgatgacgtcatcgaccTACTTCCACAGCAGATTGATATCAGACCTAAACGTATGTCCTCCAAGGCTGTATCCGGTCTGTGTTACTGGTTGTCTTACCGACCTACAAAGGACAAAGTGCTACGTTTACCTTCTGCTTCTTCGCGTCGTGATGATGCAGGTGGCACCCAGGTGAATAATATCTCGGGTATAACAGAGCTACGGCTATGGTTGTACGACAGTCAAAAAGGACTAGTAGAGGTCTTGACAGGTATCAAGGAGTGCGTGTCCATAAAAACTCTAGAACTATTAGGTTCGAAATTCGAAGACATCGCCGAAGACATCGCAGCTGTTAATGATGCGTTGGCAGATTTGCTCTCACATAACAATGTGATAGAAAGGTTAGTTTGCAAATCCGAAAACCTGATTGGCGGGGTCATCAATGGTCTTCAACACAACAAATCTGTAAAGATCCTGGAGCTTACTGAGTTTTCAGTCTCTGATCATTCCATTATGGCGTTTGAGAAAATGCTTTCTAGCAATACGGCTTTGGATGAGCTTGAAATACAATGCAAGACACCTTTGGGTGTGGCAGTTATCGCTAATGCCATGGCAGGAAATCAGGCGATCAGGACCCTGAAGCTTCGTTATAGTCCTG TTTATTCGTACATAGAGGTGAAGCGTGATCTTGGTGGTCTTGGTCGTTTCCACGAGCATGAGGTGATTAAGGATATGATACCACAAAAGGTTAAAGAAACACTCTATTTGAGCGGATTCCGGATTGACGGCGATGTTATGTGTGATGTACTCGATGCAATAAACAAAAGCACGTCACTAATGAGATTGAGCCTCTATACACCAGTCACTTCTGATGAGTTGCTAATTAAACTTGCAGAGACAATAGAACAACGTACATTGATAGAAAAGCTGGAACTGTACATTAATCGTAGCCTAACTCATAATGCGTGGAGTCACTTTGCGGAAGCTCTCTCTACAAATAACTCGATAAAGGCGTTACAACTTTATATCAATAAGTTTAACCCTAATTGTGATTTGATTAACAAGGCATTAAAGGAAAATACATCAATTAAGAAATTGAAACTTTTTAAAATTACCACGAGTTATGTTCTTGCAGATGAGTTTATAGCTGCTCTCGCCAGGACACAGCTACACGAACCATCACTGATCGATTTAGATCTTTCGTTGAATAAGATATCAAGCAAAGGTGCTATTGCAATTGCAGAGATGCTTTCCAAGAACCAGTTGCTAGAAACATTCAGATTATCGTTTAATCAAATCGGAGACGAGGGTGCAATAGCTATAGCTAACGCTTTGAAGACAAATTCTACACTCAAAATACTCGATCTGACTAAAAATAACATCGGAAACGAGGGTGCAAAAGCTATAGCTGAGGCTTTGATGACAAATTCTACACTCAAGGAATTCGATCTATGTGATACTAATATCGGAGACGAGGGTGCAATAGCTATAGCTAACGCTTTGATGACAAATTCTACACTCAAGAAACTCTATCTTCATGATTATGGCATCAGAGCCGTTGGTGCTGCTGCTCTCGCCGACATGCTTTATTATAACACTGAGCTAAAGGTTTGTTCTAATAATGATTATATTAGAGATGCTGTAGATAAAAGAAGGCGTCAAGCAGCTATTGACGCCCTCGAAATGTGA